One Budorcas taxicolor isolate Tak-1 chromosome 6, Takin1.1, whole genome shotgun sequence DNA segment encodes these proteins:
- the ETNPPL gene encoding ethanolamine-phosphate phospho-lyase — MCELYSKQETLALRRKHIGPSCKVFFAADPIKIVRAQRQYMFDEKGDQYLDCINNVAHVGHCHPEVVKAAQKQMELLNTNSRFLHDNIVEYAKRLSATLPDRLSVCYFTNSGSEANDLALRLARQFRGHQDVITLDHAYHGHLSSLIEISPYKFQKGKDVKKEFVHVAPAPDTYRGKYREDHADPASAYADEVKKIIDEAHNSGRKIAAFIAESMQSCGGQIIPPAGYFQKVAEYVRGAGGVFIADEVQVGFGRVGKHFWSFQMFGADFVPDIVTMGKPMGNGHPMACVVTTREIAEAFSASGIEYFNTYGGNPVSSAVGLAVLDVIKNEDLQGNATRVGNYLTELLNKQKTKHTLIGDIRGVGLFIGIDLVKDHQQRTPATAEAQHIIYRMKEKRVLLSADGPHRNVLKIKPPMCFTEEDAKFMVEQLDGILTGLEEAVGAETESMISKNTPCRTKIPKEAQSEMLRDSSLESRENPSRKRNGLCTDSLLSKRLRT; from the exons ATGTGCGAGCTGTACAGCAAGCAAGAGACCCTGGCGCTGAGGAGAAAGCACATCGG GCCTTCATGCAAAGTTTTCTTTGCTGCGGATCCCATCAAAATAGTGCGAGCCCAGCGGCAGTACATGTTTGACGAGAAAGGTGACCAGTACTTGGATTGCATCAACAACGTTGCCCATG tggGACACTGCCACCCAGAAGTGGTCAAAGCTGCCCAGAAACAGATGGAACTACTAAATACAAATTCTCGATTCCTCCACGACAACATTGTTGAGTATGCCAAGCGCCTCTCAGCAACCCTGCCGGACAGACTCTCTGTTTGCTATTTTACAAATTCAGG ATCGGAAGCCAATGACTTAGCCTTACGCCTGGCTCGGCAGTTCAGAGGCCACCAAGATGTGATCACTCTTGACCA TGCTTACCACGGTCACCTATCATCTTTAATTGAGATCAGTCCATATAAATTTCAAAAGGGCAAAGATGTCAAGAAAGAATTTGTGCATGTG GCACCAGCTCCAGATACTTACAGAGGAAAATACAGAGAAGACCATGCAGATCCGGCCAGTGCTTATGCAGATGAAGTGAAGAAAATTATTGACGAAGCTCATAACAGCGGAAGAAAG ATTGCTGCCTTTATTGCTGAATCCATGCAGAGTTGTGGCGGACAAATAATTCCTCCAGCAGGCTACTTCCAGAAAGTGGCAGA ATATGTCCGTGGAGCAGGAGGTGTGTTTATAGCTGATGAAGTTCAAGTAGGCTTTGGCCGAGTTGGGAAACATTTCTGGAGTTTCCAAATGTTTGGCGCAGACTTCGTTCCAGACATAGTCACAATGGGAAAACCAATGGGCAATGGGCATCCAATGGCATGCGTGGTAACAACCAGAGAAATTGCAGAAGCCTTCAGCGCCTCTGGGATAGAGTATTTCAACACG TATGGAGGAAATCCAGTATCTTCTGCTGTTGGTTTGGCCGTCCTCGATGTAATAAAAAATGAAGACCTTCAAGGAAATGCCACAAGAGTAGGGAATTATCTTACTGAGTTACTGAATAAGCAGAAGACTAAACATACTTTGATAGGAGACATCAG GGGCGTTGGCCTTTTTATCGGGATTGACTTAGTGAAGGACCATCAGCAAAGGACCCCCGCCACAGCAGAAGCTCAGCACATCATCTACAG GATGAAAGAAAAGCGAGTGCTTCTCAGTGCCGATGGACCTCATAGAAACGTACTTAAAATAAAACCACCTATGTGCTTCACTGAGGAAGATGCCAAGTTTATGGTGGAACAACTTGATGGTATCCTAACAG GTTTAGAAGAAGCCGTTGGAGCTGAAACTGAGAGTATGATCTCTAAGAATACTCCTTGCAGAACCAAG ATACCCAAGGAAGCACAGTCAGAAATGCTCAGAGACAGCAGCCTGGAATCCAGAGAAAATCCCAGCCGAAAGAGAAATGGATTGTGCACAGATTCACTGCTCAGCAAGAGGCTCAGAACGTGA